The Sphaerospermopsis torques-reginae ITEP-024 genome has a window encoding:
- a CDS encoding orange carotenoid protein N-terminal domain-containing protein, whose product MTFTSDSASTRFSGAFNYSNQTIDAVSSTIAVFKALSVDDQLAVLWYAYTEMGKSITPAATGAARLQLAEGLLNQIKQMPHAEQLEAMRDLAAQRNTQVSRSYGILSPNTKLAFWYELAELMAKGFVVPVPPGYQISRDGAQVLQTLKELDFGQQITVFRKVVTDMGVDPLAD is encoded by the coding sequence ATGACTTTCACTTCTGATTCAGCTTCAACCCGCTTTTCTGGTGCTTTTAACTACAGCAACCAAACAATTGATGCTGTCTCTTCAACCATTGCTGTATTTAAAGCCCTCAGCGTTGATGACCAACTAGCAGTGTTGTGGTACGCATACACAGAAATGGGTAAATCCATTACCCCAGCCGCTACAGGTGCAGCTAGATTACAATTGGCAGAAGGTTTGTTAAATCAAATTAAACAAATGCCTCATGCAGAGCAGTTGGAAGCGATGCGTGATTTAGCTGCTCAAAGAAATACTCAAGTTTCTCGTTCTTACGGTATTCTCAGTCCTAACACCAAGTTAGCTTTCTGGTACGAATTAGCAGAATTAATGGCAAAAGGTTTTGTAGTACCAGTACCACCAGGTTATCAGATTTCTCGTGATGGCGCACAAGTTTTACAAACTCTCAAAGAATTAGATTTTGGTCAGCAAATTACAGTTTTCCGCAAAGTAGTTACAGATATGGGTGTTGATCCTTTAGCTGACTAA
- a CDS encoding ketosteroid isomerase family protein — translation MNITIEGITEPTILRYFTTLNAGDFTNTAALFTQDGLMYPPLESAVMGREAIASYLFQEAQDIKAEPQQGIIENLADQKIQIQVTGKAHTSWCSVNVLWLFILNPQQEIITAQIKLLASPQDLLSLRPPNKEYIDN, via the coding sequence ATGAATATTACTATTGAAGGAATTACAGAACCAACTATATTGCGTTATTTTACCACTTTAAACGCAGGTGATTTTACAAATACTGCGGCATTATTTACTCAAGATGGTTTGATGTATCCACCTTTGGAGTCTGCGGTGATGGGAAGAGAGGCGATCGCTTCCTATCTTTTTCAAGAAGCGCAAGACATTAAAGCCGAACCCCAACAAGGAATTATCGAAAATTTAGCAGATCAAAAAATCCAAATTCAAGTTACAGGTAAAGCACACACTTCTTGGTGTAGTGTTAATGTTTTATGGTTATTTATTCTCAACCCACAACAGGAAATAATCACAGCCCAAATCAAACTTTTAGCTTCACCCCAAGATTTACTTTCCCTGCGTCCACCAAATAAAGAATATATTGATAATTGA
- a CDS encoding beta strand repeat-containing protein gives MITLLNDALTLTYNQLSVFSSLNIFWQVLDTAFGTQYNRTVAEILRLQWQAGDFSQLPQIEILDSSVLGTANGAYASSTNKIYLSNTFVANATSADISRVLLEEIGHFVDAQINTLDSDGDEGAIFAELVLGNSLDAVTLEALQRENDHATITLNGQVIQVEQQNFTGTSGNDNLPGTTGNDNIYGLAGNDTLNGGDGQDRLEGGDGDDLLSGGAGDDGNYWNDFGLYGGDGNDTLNGEAGNDKLFAGNGNDILNGGSEDDYLDGGAGSDTIDGGSGNDTLNLDYSTQITPITITYTDTQVVTSGVGDTFKAIEGVNLLSGSGADNLNFIATSLNSNIQGGGGNDFIAVGSGNDLLYGQDGNDTLNAGGGQDRLEGGDGDDLLSGGAGDDGNYWNDFGLYGGDGNDTLNGEAGNDKLFAGNGNDILNGGSEDDYLDGGAGSDTIDGGSGNDTLNLDYSIQITPITITYTDTQVVTSGVGDTFKAIEGVNLLSGSGADNLNVIATSVNSYIQGGIGNDFIALGSGNDSLYGQDGNDTLNAGGGQDRLEGGDGDDLLSGGAGDDGNYWNDFGLYGGDGNDTLNGEAGNDKLFAGNGNDILNGGSEDDYLDGGAGSDTIDGGSGNDTLNLDYSIQITPITITYTDTQVVTSGVGDTFKAIEGVNLLSGSGADNLNFIATSVNSYIQGGIGNDFIALGSGNDSLYGQDGNDTLNAGGGQDRLEGGDGDDLLSGGAGDDGNYWNDFGLYGGDGNDTLNGEAGNDKLFAGNGNDLLQGTNGGAGEYDYLEGGLGSDRFILGDATWIGYDDGNNSTTNGDSDYAEIADFNTTEGDVIQLQGGINYLLSVSGADTQIFIDKPGTETDELIGIIKNRTGLSLTANYFVYNQNQPNITLAVSPSSVTEDGTANLVYTFTRTGITTNALTVNYSIAGTAASTDYTGATPGTGKTITFAAGSSTATLTIDPTADTTVENNETVALTLATGTGYTVGTTTAVTGTINNDDTSVTLAVAPSSVTEDGTTNLVYTFTRTGVISNALTVNYGITGTAASTDYTGATPGTGKTITFAAGSSTATLTIDPTADTTVESNETVALTLAAGTGYTIGTTTAVTGTITNDDTTVTLAVSPSSVTEDGTNNLVYTFTRTGVISNALTVNYNIAGTAASTDYTGATPGTGKTITFAAGATTATLTIDPTADTTFENNETVALTLVAGTGYTVGTNTAVTGTITNDDVAPSVTINLNADQTIVEGTTSPQNVQYTVTLSAASTQTITVQYTTSNGTAIAGSDYTTITGTLTFNPGVTSQNIIIPIINDAINEANETFIVTLSSPTNASLGTKTTATTTITDTLTASATTTLPAGVENLTLTGTATINGTGNAGNNVLRGNSVNNVLTGGNGNDTYGFVANSALGTDTITEITTGGTDTIDFTGTTAGVNVNLGVITSQTVNSNLKLILSANNVIENATGGSGNDRLTGNTLNNILSGGDGSDQLQGLAGNDTLQGGAGNDILNGGGGNDNLWGGLGDDILTGGLGNDQYLFQSGSVFSTSLGVDYISEFEAGLDKIVLSKTTFNAITNAVGQSLTDFAVVTDDEFVNASNARIVYSQGSGSLFYNQDGNVLGAGTVFEFARIGNVDITLSSSDFSLVV, from the coding sequence ATGATTACTTTACTCAACGATGCCCTAACGCTGACATACAACCAACTGAGCGTCTTTTCTAGTTTAAATATTTTCTGGCAGGTTTTAGACACGGCTTTTGGCACACAATACAACCGTACTGTAGCTGAAATTCTGCGTTTACAGTGGCAAGCGGGTGATTTTAGTCAACTTCCGCAAATTGAGATTCTTGATAGCAGCGTTCTGGGAACTGCTAACGGTGCTTATGCAAGTAGCACGAATAAGATTTATCTATCAAATACCTTTGTTGCTAATGCCACATCAGCAGATATTAGTAGAGTTTTATTAGAGGAGATTGGGCATTTTGTAGATGCTCAAATTAATACATTGGATAGTGATGGAGATGAAGGGGCGATTTTTGCTGAGTTGGTACTTGGTAATAGTCTGGATGCTGTAACCTTGGAGGCTTTGCAAAGAGAGAATGACCACGCCACAATTACGCTAAATGGGCAAGTTATTCAGGTAGAACAGCAGAATTTTACTGGTACGTCAGGTAATGACAATCTTCCGGGAACTACTGGGAATGATAACATTTATGGGTTAGCAGGGAATGATACCCTCAATGGTGGAGATGGACAAGATCGTCTAGAAGGAGGAGATGGAGATGATCTTTTGTCTGGAGGTGCTGGGGATGATGGCAATTACTGGAATGATTTCGGTCTCTATGGTGGTGATGGCAATGACACCTTAAATGGTGAAGCTGGTAATGACAAACTTTTTGCTGGTAATGGTAATGACATCTTAAATGGTGGTTCTGAAGATGATTACCTTGATGGTGGTGCAGGTAGCGATACCATTGACGGTGGTTCGGGAAATGATACCCTGAATTTGGATTACTCCACTCAAATCACTCCTATTACTATCACCTATACCGATACTCAGGTAGTTACATCTGGGGTAGGGGATACGTTCAAAGCGATTGAAGGAGTTAATCTGCTCAGTGGTAGTGGTGCTGACAATCTGAACTTTATTGCCACCAGTTTAAATAGTAACATTCAAGGTGGTGGTGGTAATGATTTTATTGCTGTTGGCAGTGGTAATGATCTCCTCTATGGACAAGACGGTAATGATACCCTGAATGCTGGAGGTGGACAAGATCGTCTAGAAGGAGGAGATGGAGATGATCTTTTGTCTGGAGGTGCTGGGGATGATGGCAATTACTGGAATGATTTCGGTCTCTATGGTGGTGATGGCAATGACACCTTAAATGGTGAAGCTGGTAATGACAAACTTTTTGCTGGTAATGGTAATGACATCTTAAATGGTGGTTCTGAAGATGATTACCTTGATGGTGGTGCAGGTAGCGATACCATTGACGGTGGTTCGGGAAATGATACCCTGAATTTGGATTACTCCATTCAAATCACTCCTATTACTATCACCTATACCGATACTCAGGTAGTTACATCTGGGGTAGGGGATACGTTCAAAGCGATTGAAGGAGTTAATCTGCTCAGTGGTAGTGGTGCTGACAATCTGAACGTTATTGCCACCAGTGTGAACAGTTACATTCAAGGCGGTATTGGCAATGATTTTATTGCTCTCGGAAGTGGTAATGATTCGCTCTATGGACAAGACGGTAATGATACCCTGAATGCTGGAGGTGGACAAGATCGTCTAGAAGGAGGAGATGGAGATGATCTTTTGTCTGGAGGTGCTGGGGATGATGGCAATTACTGGAATGATTTCGGTCTCTATGGTGGTGATGGCAATGACACCTTAAATGGTGAAGCTGGTAATGACAAACTTTTTGCTGGTAATGGTAATGACATCTTAAATGGTGGTTCTGAAGATGATTACCTTGATGGTGGTGCAGGTAGCGATACCATTGACGGTGGTTCGGGAAATGATACCCTGAATTTGGATTACTCCATTCAAATCACTCCTATTACTATCACCTATACCGATACTCAGGTAGTTACATCTGGGGTAGGGGATACGTTCAAAGCGATTGAAGGAGTTAATCTGCTCAGTGGTAGTGGTGCTGACAATCTGAACTTTATTGCCACCAGTGTGAACAGTTACATTCAAGGCGGTATTGGCAATGATTTTATTGCTCTCGGAAGTGGTAATGATTCGCTCTATGGACAAGACGGTAATGATACCCTGAATGCTGGAGGTGGACAAGATCGTCTAGAAGGAGGAGATGGAGATGATCTTTTGTCTGGAGGTGCTGGGGATGATGGCAATTACTGGAATGATTTCGGTCTCTATGGTGGTGATGGCAATGACACCTTAAATGGTGAAGCTGGTAATGACAAACTTTTTGCTGGTAATGGTAATGATCTACTACAAGGAACAAATGGCGGGGCTGGTGAATATGACTATTTAGAAGGTGGTTTAGGTAGCGATCGCTTTATCCTTGGTGATGCAACTTGGATTGGTTACGATGACGGTAATAATAGTACCACCAATGGTGACAGTGACTATGCTGAAATTGCAGACTTTAACACCACTGAAGGCGATGTTATTCAACTTCAAGGAGGTATTAATTATCTTTTAAGCGTTTCCGGTGCAGACACTCAAATATTCATTGACAAACCTGGAACAGAAACCGATGAACTCATTGGTATAATCAAAAATCGAACAGGCTTGAGTCTAACAGCTAATTACTTTGTCTATAATCAAAACCAACCTAACATCACTCTAGCCGTATCTCCCAGTAGCGTCACCGAAGATGGAACAGCCAACCTAGTTTACACCTTCACCAGAACGGGAATTACCACCAATGCCTTAACCGTTAACTACAGCATCGCTGGTACAGCGGCTAGTACAGACTATACAGGTGCAACACCAGGAACAGGAAAAACTATCACCTTTGCAGCAGGTTCAAGTACAGCAACACTAACAATAGATCCCACCGCAGATACCACCGTTGAAAATAACGAAACCGTAGCTTTAACATTAGCTACAGGAACAGGTTACACCGTTGGTACAACCACAGCCGTCACGGGAACTATTAACAATGACGATACTAGCGTTACCTTAGCAGTTGCACCCAGTAGCGTTACGGAAGACGGTACAACCAACCTCGTCTATACCTTTACCAGAACTGGAGTTATCAGCAACGCCTTAACCGTTAACTATGGCATCACTGGTACAGCAGCTAGTACCGACTATACAGGTGCAACACCCGGAACAGGCAAAACCATTACCTTTGCAGCAGGTTCAAGTACCGCAACACTAACAATAGATCCCACAGCAGATACCACAGTTGAAAGTAATGAAACAGTAGCCTTAACATTAGCTGCTGGTACAGGTTACACCATTGGTACAACCACAGCAGTCACGGGAACTATTACCAACGATGATACTACAGTGACTTTGGCAGTTAGTCCCAGCAGTGTCACTGAAGACGGTACAAACAACCTCGTCTATACCTTTACCAGAACTGGAGTTATTAGCAACGCCTTAACCGTCAACTACAACATCGCTGGAACAGCAGCTAGTACAGACTATACAGGTGCAACACCCGGAACAGGAAAAACAATTACATTTGCTGCGGGTGCAACTACAGCAACCTTAACAATAGACCCCACAGCAGATACTACATTTGAAAATAATGAAACAGTAGCCTTAACATTAGTTGCGGGTACAGGTTACACTGTTGGTACAAATACAGCAGTAACAGGCACTATCACCAATGATGATGTTGCACCGTCTGTCACCATTAACCTAAATGCAGACCAGACAATAGTTGAAGGTACAACCAGTCCTCAGAACGTCCAGTATACCGTTACCCTGTCTGCTGCCAGTACCCAAACGATCACTGTACAGTACACAACTAGTAACGGTACAGCTATAGCAGGGTCAGATTATACCACTATAACCGGAACTTTGACCTTTAACCCTGGTGTTACCAGTCAAAATATCATTATCCCCATTATCAATGATGCTATCAATGAAGCCAATGAAACCTTTATAGTCACCCTGAGTTCTCCCACTAATGCCAGTTTAGGAACTAAAACCACTGCTACCACAACTATTACTGATACCCTAACTGCTTCTGCTACCACAACTTTGCCCGCAGGTGTGGAAAATCTGACTCTCACGGGAACAGCTACTATCAATGGTACGGGTAATGCAGGTAATAACGTCCTCAGAGGTAATAGTGTTAATAACGTTCTGACAGGTGGAAATGGTAATGATACTTATGGTTTTGTAGCCAATTCTGCTTTAGGAACTGACACAATTACAGAAATAACAACTGGGGGAACTGATACTATTGACTTTACTGGCACGACTGCTGGTGTAAATGTTAATTTGGGTGTGATCACATCACAAACTGTCAATAGTAATCTCAAACTCATTCTTTCTGCTAACAATGTCATTGAAAATGCCACTGGTGGATCAGGAAATGATCGGTTAACAGGTAATACACTGAATAATATCCTCAGTGGTGGTGATGGCAGTGATCAACTGCAAGGGTTAGCGGGAAATGATACCCTTCAGGGAGGAGCAGGTAATGATATTCTCAATGGAGGAGGTGGAAATGATAACCTCTGGGGAGGACTGGGTGATGATATCCTCACAGGTGGACTAGGTAATGATCAATATCTCTTTCAAAGTGGTAGTGTCTTTAGTACGAGCTTAGGCGTTGATTACATTAGCGAGTTTGAAGCCGGACTAGACAAGATTGTACTCAGTAAAACTACCTTCAATGCCATTACTAATGCTGTAGGACAGAGTTTAACTGACTTTGCTGTGGTTACTGATGATGAGTTTGTCAACGCTAGTAATGCCCGAATTGTTTATAGTCAAGGTTCTGGTAGTCTGTTCTATAACCAGGATGGTAATGTTTTAGGTGCAGGAACAGTGTTTGAGTTTGCCCGTATAGGTAATGTTGATATCACTCTTAGCAGTAGTGATTTCAGTTTGGTTGTGTAG
- a CDS encoding ATP-binding protein, producing the protein MKSELHVPSDLIFVNIVETWLLGCLKIHLGDSVDWSEQSGRLRLALVEAYTNAVRHAHKDQPSLPILLRLELNDCKLALEIWDYGQGFDISTYFPPHPSQKQEGGYGWLIMNRLMDKVEYRLHVNGANCLKLETTIPKQVN; encoded by the coding sequence ATGAAAAGTGAGCTTCATGTGCCAAGTGACTTGATTTTTGTCAATATTGTCGAAACTTGGTTGCTAGGATGCTTGAAAATCCATCTGGGAGACTCTGTAGATTGGTCAGAACAATCAGGTCGTCTGCGTTTAGCATTGGTTGAAGCATACACTAATGCTGTACGTCATGCTCACAAAGACCAGCCTAGCTTGCCAATTTTACTGCGTTTGGAACTCAATGATTGCAAGTTGGCGCTCGAAATTTGGGACTATGGTCAAGGTTTTGATATATCTACCTACTTTCCTCCCCATCCTAGTCAAAAACAAGAAGGTGGTTATGGGTGGTTAATTATGAATCGTCTGATGGATAAGGTAGAGTATCGTTTGCACGTTAATGGTGCTAATTGTCTCAAGCTGGAAACTACGATACCCAAACAGGTTAACTGA
- a CDS encoding SpoIIE family protein phosphatase, with amino-acid sequence MTEKEVEKLKLMVVDDEPDNLDLLYRTFWRDFKVYKAINAHDALAILDQVGEMAVIISDQRMPDMNGTEFFSRTVERFPDTIRILVTGFTDVEDLVDAINSGQVFKYITKPWKPEQLKALVEQGRDTYNLVKKRTTELRHALKRESLFNAVTTAIRESLDYDSSLQKIVVTIGQTFAATSCVLRLVEGDRLTQNQFSYHAPHSLEITPPLDSISLITEVLHTQKYQLAQDTYDQNPYYYLVVPFSYQHQLLAVMTLYQGGSEQLWQDEDIQLITGVAEQAALALSQAKLYQSLQEKQQQIRVELQLARQIQNNLLRQTLPKIDGVKIQACCYPAREVGGDFFEVFVHPQGDLWLAVGDVSGKGVPAALFMASAISLLRRELSQESPAEPNIVMQNLNYALADDLISNNYFITLVIANYNRTTQELVYANAGHIYPFWWSKPVTLATQPHYLTIRSVPLGILPQWQAQSGRLILSPGDTLLLASDGITEAKVSINSKYSEKNDSSTMPNNFFMLKQEGLWQIIQEQPQPLSLENLLTRIQTDNHVQDDDQTILSLEVL; translated from the coding sequence ATGACTGAGAAAGAGGTAGAAAAGCTCAAGCTCATGGTGGTAGATGATGAGCCAGACAATCTGGACTTGCTCTACCGCACTTTTTGGCGAGACTTTAAAGTATATAAAGCCATTAATGCCCATGATGCTTTGGCAATTTTAGATCAGGTGGGGGAAATGGCTGTGATTATCTCTGACCAAAGAATGCCAGATATGAATGGCACAGAGTTTTTCAGTCGCACAGTGGAACGTTTTCCTGATACAATTCGCATTTTAGTGACTGGTTTTACGGATGTTGAAGATTTGGTGGATGCAATTAACTCTGGTCAGGTATTCAAGTACATCACTAAACCTTGGAAACCTGAACAACTCAAGGCATTAGTTGAGCAAGGACGAGATACTTATAATTTGGTCAAAAAGCGGACAACAGAACTCCGCCATGCTCTGAAAAGAGAATCTTTATTTAATGCTGTAACCACAGCAATTCGAGAATCTTTGGACTATGACAGCAGCTTACAAAAGATTGTGGTTACTATTGGACAAACATTTGCTGCTACCAGTTGTGTATTGAGATTAGTAGAGGGCGATCGCCTGACACAAAACCAGTTTTCCTATCATGCTCCTCACTCCTTAGAAATCACTCCACCTCTAGACTCTATCTCTTTAATTACAGAAGTTCTCCACACCCAAAAATATCAATTAGCTCAAGATACTTATGATCAAAATCCTTATTACTACCTAGTTGTACCCTTTAGCTATCAGCATCAATTACTAGCTGTAATGACTCTCTATCAAGGGGGAAGTGAACAACTTTGGCAGGATGAAGATATTCAACTAATTACAGGTGTAGCAGAACAAGCTGCTTTAGCTCTCTCCCAAGCTAAACTCTACCAAAGTCTGCAAGAAAAACAACAACAAATCCGGGTTGAATTGCAATTAGCTCGGCAAATTCAAAATAATCTGCTCCGTCAAACCTTACCAAAAATTGATGGTGTAAAAATACAAGCTTGCTGCTACCCAGCACGGGAAGTAGGAGGAGATTTTTTTGAAGTTTTTGTCCATCCTCAAGGTGACTTGTGGCTCGCTGTTGGTGATGTTTCCGGTAAAGGTGTACCAGCGGCTTTATTTATGGCCAGTGCTATTTCTCTGTTGCGTCGGGAATTATCTCAGGAATCACCAGCGGAGCCGAATATTGTTATGCAAAATCTCAACTATGCTCTAGCTGATGACTTAATCAGTAACAATTATTTTATTACTCTTGTTATTGCCAATTATAACAGAACTACCCAGGAACTTGTCTATGCTAATGCTGGTCATATCTATCCTTTCTGGTGGTCAAAACCAGTAACTTTAGCTACTCAACCCCATTACCTGACAATCCGCAGTGTTCCTTTGGGCATTTTACCCCAATGGCAAGCACAGTCAGGGCGCTTAATTCTCTCTCCTGGAGATACCCTACTATTAGCTAGTGATGGAATTACGGAAGCAAAAGTATCAATAAATTCAAAATATTCTGAAAAAAATGATAGTAGCACTATGCCTAATAACTTTTTTATGCTCAAGCAAGAAGGTCTTTGGCAAATTATACAAGAGCAACCTCAACCTTTATCTCTTGAAAATTTACTCACTCGTATTCAAACAGATAATCATGTTCAAGACGATGACCAAACTATACTCTCTCTGGAGGTTCTGTAA
- a CDS encoding RNA-guided endonuclease InsQ/TnpB family protein codes for MLLSIKTKLKLNKTQEILMAKHAGIARFTYNWGLATWQDLYKDGLKPNKYILKKFFNNHVKPELAWIKEKGICQKITQYAFDRLGESFQRFFKGQSKYPNFKKKGKNDSFTIDNGGKPIPVGGTSIKLPTIGWVKTYEGLPHTTCKSIIISRTADSWYIAFSYEQDCQPTIKKHDAVGVDLGVKELATLSTGVIFPNPKHYKQNLAKLQRLSNIYSRKAKGSSNKHKAKIKLARHHARIANLRKDTLHQITTYLCKNHAQIVVEDLNVSGMLSNHKLAQAIADCGFHEFKRQLEYKAKKFGCEIIIADRFYPSSKTCSHCGHRKDSLSLSERIYHCENCSFEMDRDLNAAINLSRLAKA; via the coding sequence ATGCTTTTATCTATCAAAACAAAACTCAAGTTAAACAAAACCCAGGAAATATTAATGGCTAAACACGCTGGTATAGCAAGGTTTACCTATAATTGGGGTTTAGCTACTTGGCAGGATTTGTATAAAGATGGATTAAAGCCAAACAAATATATCCTCAAAAAATTCTTTAATAACCATGTAAAACCTGAATTGGCATGGATTAAAGAAAAAGGTATTTGTCAGAAAATCACTCAATACGCCTTTGATCGTTTAGGTGAATCTTTCCAGAGATTTTTTAAAGGACAGTCTAAATATCCCAACTTCAAAAAGAAAGGGAAAAATGATAGTTTTACAATTGATAATGGTGGTAAACCAATTCCTGTAGGTGGTACATCAATAAAACTACCAACAATTGGATGGGTAAAAACTTATGAAGGATTACCTCACACCACCTGTAAAAGTATTATTATTTCCAGGACTGCTGATAGTTGGTATATAGCCTTTTCTTATGAACAAGACTGTCAACCAACTATTAAAAAACATGATGCTGTTGGTGTTGATTTGGGAGTAAAGGAACTAGCTACACTAAGCACTGGTGTTATATTTCCTAATCCTAAACACTATAAACAGAATCTAGCTAAACTACAAAGATTATCTAATATCTACTCTAGAAAGGCTAAAGGTTCAAGCAATAAGCATAAAGCCAAAATTAAACTAGCTAGACATCATGCAAGAATAGCAAACCTGAGAAAAGATACTCTTCACCAAATCACTACTTACTTATGCAAAAACCACGCTCAGATAGTAGTAGAAGATTTGAATGTTTCAGGGATGTTATCAAACCATAAATTAGCCCAAGCAATAGCTGATTGTGGGTTTCATGAGTTTAAGCGTCAGCTAGAATATAAAGCTAAAAAGTTTGGTTGTGAAATTATAATTGCTGATAGATTTTATCCATCAAGTAAAACCTGTTCTCACTGTGGACATAGAAAAGATAGTCTTTCTTTATCTGAAAGAATTTATCACTGCGAGAACTGTAGTTTTGAGATGGATAGGGATCTGAATGCTGCAATTAATTTATCGCGTTTGGCTAAAGCGTGA
- a CDS encoding WecB/TagA/CpsF family glycosyltransferase, producing the protein MYKVSTKFSVLGLPVHVMTNYPGWLLECLQEGRGTQVVTLNSEMTMQAERNRSLAEVIQNADLVIPDGSGVVLYLQYLLRQKVKRCPGIELAEKLLQEIGQQKTDTKIFFYGGATGVAATAAEFWQQQIPDLNIVGTHSGYHSPEEEEILQQTLTQLQPQVIFVGLGVPRQELWIAKNRHFCPHAIWIGVGGSFDIWSGRKSRAPRWLTNNNLEWLYRLYQEPWRWRRMLALPEFVFKALFYRLTHSSIHSAGY; encoded by the coding sequence ATGTATAAAGTATCCACAAAATTTTCAGTATTGGGCTTACCAGTTCATGTGATGACAAATTATCCCGGCTGGTTGCTCGAATGCCTCCAAGAAGGTAGGGGAACTCAAGTAGTCACACTCAATTCAGAAATGACTATGCAAGCAGAGCGTAATCGCTCCCTAGCAGAAGTAATTCAAAATGCTGATCTGGTGATTCCAGATGGATCAGGGGTGGTTTTGTATTTGCAGTATTTATTAAGGCAAAAAGTAAAACGTTGTCCAGGAATTGAATTAGCAGAAAAACTGTTACAGGAAATCGGCCAACAAAAAACAGATACCAAAATATTTTTCTATGGAGGAGCTACGGGAGTAGCCGCAACCGCCGCAGAGTTTTGGCAGCAGCAAATACCAGATTTGAATATAGTAGGGACCCACTCTGGATATCATTCCCCAGAAGAGGAAGAAATATTACAGCAAACTTTAACCCAGTTGCAACCACAAGTTATTTTTGTTGGTTTAGGTGTACCACGTCAAGAGTTATGGATAGCTAAAAACCGCCATTTTTGTCCCCACGCCATTTGGATCGGGGTTGGTGGTAGTTTTGATATATGGTCTGGGAGAAAATCTCGCGCTCCCCGTTGGTTGACAAATAACAATTTAGAATGGTTGTATCGTTTGTATCAAGAGCCTTGGCGTTGGCGACGAATGCTGGCTTTGCCTGAGTTTGTCTTCAAAGCCCTGTTTTATCGCTTAACTCACAGCAGTATACACAGTGCTGGGTACTGA
- a CDS encoding armadillo-type fold-containing protein produces MTQALSFWRQLINQLPEIKTGNPKQRKFKRFSEPGRILGFLTIIVAMLFWNWKLLLALAVGIGVMLIAYAIPKWNWQIHWLEIRRFLNSANSRLALAVASGGIATFMTYMAAAIWVDSSSLWLAVGAILQGFGTLLTLILLVWQIFSFHGNREEEHLEQVLNNLTETDPLKRLLAVRQLTKFITRKQVDASVKQDVIECLQLLLSREEEAVVRQAALNSLQTLDGLPMLLSSSAKPLVPISQKISTTVKQEVH; encoded by the coding sequence GTGACACAGGCTTTGTCTTTTTGGCGGCAATTAATCAACCAGCTTCCAGAGATCAAGACAGGAAACCCAAAGCAACGAAAATTCAAACGTTTCTCTGAACCTGGAAGGATTCTTGGGTTTTTGACAATCATCGTTGCTATGCTGTTTTGGAACTGGAAGTTGCTGTTAGCACTTGCAGTTGGCATTGGAGTAATGCTCATCGCTTATGCAATACCTAAATGGAACTGGCAAATACACTGGTTAGAAATACGCAGGTTTTTAAACAGTGCTAACAGTCGGTTAGCTTTAGCAGTTGCTAGTGGTGGTATTGCTACTTTTATGACTTATATGGCCGCTGCCATTTGGGTTGATTCTTCAAGTCTCTGGTTGGCTGTTGGTGCTATTTTGCAAGGGTTTGGGACATTACTAACTTTAATTTTGTTGGTGTGGCAAATCTTCAGCTTTCACGGAAATCGAGAGGAAGAGCATCTGGAACAAGTGTTAAATAACTTAACAGAAACAGATCCTTTAAAACGCTTGCTTGCTGTGCGCCAACTAACTAAATTCATCACTCGTAAACAAGTTGATGCTTCAGTAAAGCAAGATGTTATTGAATGTTTGCAACTTTTACTGAGTAGGGAAGAAGAAGCGGTAGTTCGCCAAGCAGCGTTGAATAGTTTGCAAACCTTAGATGGATTACCAATGCTACTATCCAGCAGCGCCAAACCTCTTGTACCTATATCTCAAAAAATCTCTACAACTGTTAAGCAAGAAGTGCATTAG